The Streptomyces sp. NL15-2K genome contains a region encoding:
- a CDS encoding ornithine decarboxylase, whose protein sequence is MAVDHTRAPVLEALDDYHRRGRLSFAPPGHKQARGADPAVREVLGDSVFLGDVLASGGLDDRLTRGRVLQRAQELMADAVHADHTFFSTCGSSLSVKAAMLAVAGPHEKLLVGRDAHKSVVSGLILSGIEPVWIEPRWDAERRLAHPPSAQEFEQAFDTHPAAKGALITSPTPYGACADLRAVTEVCHRRSVPLIVDEAWGAHLPFHPDLPSWAMDAGADICVTSIHKMGSGLEQGSVFHLQGDLVTPALLGMRADLLGTTSPSVLLYAGLDGWRRQMALHGKELMGAALELATEVRAAIETIDGMHVNDRDDFCGPGLADDLDPLPGVIGIDALGITGYQAADWLREHRSINTHLTDHRRIGAQITHADDHETVGELLAALKDLARAAPELRPAPRVEMPLPSELRMDQARLPRDAFFGPAENVPVSRAAGRVTAEMITPYPPGIPAVLPGERLTEPVLRYLRSGLDAGMHLPDASDTELETIRVVTLDAE, encoded by the coding sequence ATGGCTGTCGATCACACTCGAGCACCGGTTCTGGAAGCGCTGGACGACTATCACCGCCGGGGGCGGCTGTCGTTCGCGCCGCCGGGCCACAAGCAGGCCCGTGGGGCCGATCCCGCGGTGCGCGAGGTGCTCGGTGACTCGGTCTTCCTCGGTGACGTGCTGGCGTCGGGCGGTCTGGACGACCGGCTCACCCGGGGCCGGGTGCTGCAGCGCGCCCAGGAACTGATGGCCGATGCCGTGCACGCCGACCACACCTTCTTCAGCACATGCGGAAGTTCCCTGTCCGTCAAGGCGGCGATGCTGGCCGTGGCGGGCCCGCACGAGAAGCTGCTGGTCGGGCGGGACGCCCACAAATCCGTCGTGTCGGGGCTGATCCTCTCCGGCATCGAGCCCGTGTGGATCGAGCCGCGCTGGGACGCCGAGCGACGGCTCGCGCATCCGCCGTCCGCCCAGGAGTTCGAGCAGGCCTTCGACACCCACCCCGCCGCGAAGGGCGCCCTGATCACCAGCCCCACGCCGTACGGCGCCTGCGCGGACCTGCGAGCGGTGACCGAGGTGTGTCACCGCCGCTCCGTCCCGCTGATCGTGGACGAGGCCTGGGGCGCCCATCTGCCCTTCCACCCCGATCTGCCGTCCTGGGCGATGGACGCAGGCGCCGACATCTGCGTGACCAGCATCCACAAGATGGGCAGCGGCCTGGAGCAGGGTTCGGTCTTCCACCTTCAGGGTGATCTGGTCACGCCGGCGCTGCTGGGGATGCGTGCCGACCTGCTGGGCACCACCAGCCCGTCGGTGCTGCTGTACGCCGGACTGGACGGCTGGCGCCGGCAGATGGCCCTGCACGGCAAGGAGCTGATGGGCGCCGCCCTGGAACTCGCCACCGAGGTCCGGGCGGCCATCGAGACGATCGACGGGATGCACGTCAACGACCGGGACGACTTCTGCGGCCCGGGACTGGCCGACGACCTCGACCCGCTGCCGGGCGTCATCGGCATCGACGCGCTCGGCATTACGGGCTACCAGGCGGCCGACTGGCTGCGGGAGCACAGGAGCATCAACACCCACCTGACCGACCACCGCCGTATCGGCGCGCAGATCACGCACGCCGACGACCACGAGACGGTGGGGGAACTGCTCGCCGCGCTCAAGGACCTGGCCCGCGCCGCGCCGGAGCTGCGGCCGGCCCCGCGGGTGGAGATGCCGTTGCCGTCCGAGCTGCGGATGGACCAGGCCCGCCTGCCCCGGGACGCGTTCTTCGGACCGGCCGAGAACGTGCCGGTGTCCCGGGCCGCCGGGCGGGTCACCGCGGAGATGATCACGCCGTATCCGCCCGGGATCCCGGCCGTGCTCCCCGGCGAGCGACTGACGGAGCCCGTGCTGCGGTACCTGCGGAGCGGCCTGGACGCGGGCATGCACCTCCCCGACGCCAGTGACACCGAGCTGGAGACGATCAGGGTGGTCACCCTCGACGCCGAGTGA